A portion of the Lathamus discolor isolate bLatDis1 chromosome 5, bLatDis1.hap1, whole genome shotgun sequence genome contains these proteins:
- the ZFP36L2 gene encoding mRNA decay activator protein ZFP36L2, with amino-acid sequence MSTTLLSAFYDIDFLCKTEKSLTNLSSMLDKKAVGTPVTSPSSSFAPGFLRRHSTSNLPALAGGSKFPSPAGSSSSSTSSSSSSSSSSFGSLKETGSGGGGSSSSPTALLNKDNKFRDRSFSENGERSQHLMQQLQQQQQAAAAGKGGGSGGGGGAPINSTRYKTELCRPFEESGACKYGEKCQFAHGFHELRSLTRHPKYKTELCRTFHTIGFCPYGPRCHFIHNADERRPAPGGGTTAPPPAAGAGSHHHPHHTPPHPAGSTGDLRVFAPRDHTLGGGGFGHPRSGERPKLHHSLSFSGFSAHHHHQPPHPHGAAPPPPGGRLDAALLENPGGSRTPPPPASASYCEELLSPACANNAFAFSGQELGSLIAPLALHTQNFAAAAAAAAAAAAYYRCQQQPPPPPGGGCPPPPASPPFSFQPLRRLSESPVFDAPPSPPDSLSDRESYLSGSLSSGSLSGSESPSLDSGRRLPIFSRLSISDD; translated from the exons ATGTCGACGACGCTTCTATCTGCCTTCTACGACATTGACTTCTTGTGCAAG ACGGAGAAGTCCCTGACCAACCTCAGCAGCATGCTGGACAAGAAGGCCGTGGGGACCCCGGTGacctcccccagctccagctTCGCGCCGGGCTTCCTGCGGCGGCACTCCACCAGCAACCTACCGGCGCTGGCCGGCGGGTCCAAATTCCCCAGCCCTGCCGGCTCTAGCTCTTCCTccacatcttcctcctcctcttcctcctcctcctcgttCGGCAGCCTGAAGGAGACGGGCTCCGGCGgaggcggcagcagcagcagtcccaCGGCCCTGCTTAACAAGGATAACAAGTTCCGGGACCGCTCCTTCAGCGAGAACGGCGAGCGGAGCCAGCACCTCATGCAGCagctccaacagcagcagcaggcggcggcggccggcAAGGGGGGCGGCtccggtggcggcggcggggcccccATCAACTCGACGCGCTACAAGACGGAGCTTTGCCGCCCCTTCGAGGAAAGCGGCGCCTGCAAGTACGGCGAGAAGTGCCAGTTCGCCCACGGCTTCCACGAGCTGCGCAGCCTCACTCGCCACCCCAAATACAAGACCGAGCTCTGCCGTACTTTCCACACCATCGGCTTCTGCCCCTATGGCCCGCGCTGCCACTTCATCCACAACGCCGACGAGCGCCGCCCGGCGCCCGGCGGGGGCACGACCGCCCCTCCTCCCGCCGCCGGCGCGGGGTCTCACCACCACCCTCACCACACTCCTCCGCACCCCGCCGGCAGCACCGGGGACCTCCGCGTGTTTGCCCCCCGCGACCACACGTTGGGCGGCGGCGGGTTCGGGCACCCGCGCAGCGGGGAGCGGCCTAAGCTGCACCACAGCCTGAGCTTCTCCGGGTTCTCcgcccaccaccaccaccaaccgCCGCACCCCCACggcgccgccccgccgccgcccggggGTCGCCTTGATGCCGCCCTGCTGGAGAACCCCGGCGGGTCGCGcacgccgccgccgcccgcttCTGCGTCGTACTGCGAGGAGCTGCTGTCGCCGGCCTGTGCTAACAACGCCTTCGCCTTCTCGGGGCAGGAGCTAGGCAGCCTCATCGCCCCGCTCGCCCTCCACACACAGAACTTCGCtgcggccgccgccgctgctgccgccgccgccgcctatTAccgctgccagcagcagccgccgccgccgcccggtgGGGGCTGCCCGCCGCCCCCTGCATCGCCGCCTTTCAGCTTCCAGCCCCTTCGCCGCCTCTCGGAGTCGCCCGTGTTCGACGCGCCGCCCAGTCCCCCGGACTCCCTCTCCGACCGGGAGAGCTACTTGAGCGGCTCCCTCAGCTCCGGCTCCCTCAGTGGCTCTGAGTCGCCCAGCCTGGACTCGGGCCGCCGTCTGCCCATCTTCAGCCGGCTTTCCATCTCCGACGACTAA